In Eretmochelys imbricata isolate rEreImb1 chromosome 14, rEreImb1.hap1, whole genome shotgun sequence, a genomic segment contains:
- the LOC144274070 gene encoding LOW QUALITY PROTEIN: olfactory receptor 6B1-like (The sequence of the model RefSeq protein was modified relative to this genomic sequence to represent the inferred CDS: inserted 3 bases in 2 codons) gives MYFFLENLSCVETCYTSAILPRMLASLLTGDKTISVSGCIIQLYFFGSLVATECYLLAAMSYNRYLAICKPLHYSTLMNTGFFLQLVAGSWLXACLASTIFVLFLSQLTFCGPNDIDHFYCDVIPPIELSCSDTHWLVSCVFTLPPFLLTLTSYVCIIASIXRIPSTTSRQKAFSTCSSHLIVVTIFYGTLMIVYMLPKIIL, from the exons atgtacttcttcctggagAATTTGTCCTGCgtagagacctgctacacctcagccatcctgccccggatgctggccagtctcctgactggggacaaaaccatctcagtcagtggctgcatcatacaactgtatttctttggttctctggtGGCTACAGAATGCTATCTCCTAGCAGCGATGTCTTATAatcggtatttagcgatatgtaaaccactgcactattcaactcttatgaatacTGGGTTTTTCCTCCAGTTGGTTGCTGGGTCCTGGT AAGCTTGTTTGGCTAGTACtatctttgttttattcctatcacagttaacattctgtggcccgaatgacattgaccatttctattgtgatgtCATCCCACctatagagctctcctgcagtgacacacactggttagtgtcctgtgtattcaccctgcctccattcctactaaccctGACATCCTACGTGTGTATCATTGCCAGCAT CAGAATCCCCTCCACCACCagtaggcaaaaggccttttccacctgctcctctcacctcattgtggtgacaattttctatggaaccctaatgattgtctacatgctaccgaaaa